In Alphaproteobacteria bacterium, one DNA window encodes the following:
- the dacB gene encoding D-alanyl-D-alanine carboxypeptidase/D-alanyl-D-alanine-endopeptidase, with translation MYSFIKQNILLYFLFLYIFCLFFGAHDSFAQNNKNDDIGFIVFNPATQEVLEERNGQKKFIPASTAKLIYMKAALDLLGKDHQFLTKIYLTQTPQNNSVEGDLYLQGGGDPVLDNDHLKEMVDHLYNAGIRKIKGNFFYDDSLFITRTNIDPNQPQAASYNPGISALSSNFNRIQLDLNKDPQTQKIITTFKSISDFTTLTLNEIDLKIEPSEDPDDFKIFYQTNQLLDKDLSSNQPPILGHWVISENLLSKYNQLWLPVQNPSLMTALLFRKLCLEKGIEINQPKPGTTPHEALLFDTHRSIPLGDIISLILHYSNNMAAELVGLAASHQLEKDKILTLDQSSKKITEWMGTQAPFISWDNFYHNNHSGLSILSHHSPQQMMGILHYIYLHNFSDNFINFLSTYYIDNNQLLSYQAKTGTMYFVRSLAGFFKTRKNTVLGFVFFITNPAERSLLDQLPNTLNIEPPPGSRPWRDHAYQTENMLIQSWIEKY, from the coding sequence ATGTATAGCTTTATAAAACAAAATATCCTCTTATATTTTCTGTTTTTATACATTTTTTGCCTATTCTTTGGTGCACATGATTCTTTTGCACAAAATAATAAAAATGATGACATAGGTTTTATTGTTTTCAACCCAGCAACCCAAGAAGTTTTAGAAGAAAGAAACGGGCAAAAAAAATTTATCCCGGCCTCAACAGCAAAATTAATTTATATGAAAGCAGCGCTTGATCTTTTGGGTAAAGATCATCAATTTTTGACAAAAATTTATTTAACCCAAACCCCACAAAATAATAGTGTTGAAGGTGATCTTTATCTTCAAGGAGGTGGGGATCCCGTACTTGATAATGATCATTTAAAAGAAATGGTCGATCATTTATACAATGCGGGCATCAGAAAAATTAAAGGAAATTTTTTTTATGATGATAGTTTATTTATAACCCGAACCAATATTGATCCTAATCAACCCCAGGCAGCTAGTTATAATCCAGGGATTAGCGCGTTATCTTCTAATTTTAATCGTATTCAGCTTGACCTTAATAAAGATCCCCAAACACAAAAAATTATTACAACATTTAAAAGTATTAGCGACTTTACCACCCTTACCTTAAATGAAATTGATTTAAAGATTGAACCTAGTGAAGACCCAGATGATTTTAAAATATTTTATCAAACCAATCAATTATTAGACAAAGATTTATCATCAAATCAACCACCTATTTTAGGCCATTGGGTGATATCTGAAAATCTATTATCAAAATATAATCAATTGTGGTTGCCTGTTCAAAATCCCAGTCTTATGACTGCTTTGTTATTTAGAAAATTATGCCTTGAGAAAGGTATAGAGATTAATCAACCCAAACCAGGCACCACACCCCATGAAGCTCTTTTATTTGATACCCACCGGAGCATTCCGTTGGGTGATATCATTTCTTTAATTTTGCATTATAGTAATAATATGGCAGCTGAACTTGTAGGACTTGCCGCATCACATCAATTAGAAAAAGATAAAATTCTAACTTTAGATCAATCATCTAAAAAAATTACAGAATGGATGGGAACACAAGCACCTTTTATATCATGGGATAATTTTTATCATAATAACCATTCAGGGCTTAGCATTTTGTCCCATCATTCCCCACAACAAATGATGGGTATTTTACATTATATTTATCTTCATAATTTTTCTGATAATTTTATTAATTTTTTATCCACATACTATATCGATAATAATCAATTATTATCCTATCAGGCAAAAACAGGAACCATGTATTTTGTCAGATCGCTTGCTGGTTTTTTTAAAACAAGAAAAAATACGGTACTGGGATTTGTTTTTTTTATTACAAATCCAGCAGAGCGATCCTTGCTTGACCAACTTCCTAATACATTAAATATTGAACCACCACCGGGAAGTAGACCATGGCGTGATCATGCCTATCAGACAGAAAATATGTTAATCCAATCTTGGATAGAAAAATATTAA
- the uvrB gene encoding excinuclease ABC subunit UvrB: MSLLSSPNVTETKLVYPDKKFSLVSDFKPAGDQPQAISDLIQGLRDNNRDQVLLGVTGSGKTFTMAHVIQTVQRPTLILAHNKTLAAQLYGEMKSFFPENSVEYFVSYYDYYQPEAYVPRTDTYVEKESSINEQIDRMRHSATRALFERRDIIIVASVSCIYGIGSPENYSAMTITLYKGQVVNRNDLLRHWVELQYKRNDLAFQRGTFRVRGDSVEIFPAHMEDRAWRLSFFGDEIESIVEFDPLTGQKFVALDTIKIYANSHYVTPKPTLEQAVKKIKDELKIRLNELQQNNKLLEYQRLKERTIFDLEMIVSMGSCSGIENYSRYLTGRNPGEPPPTLFEYLPEDALLIVDESHVSVPQLRGMYKGDFSRKSTLAEYGFRLPSCVDNRPLKFEEWDVMRPQTIFVSATPGPWELERTAGVFTEQIIRPTGLMDPVCEIRPVENQVDDVINEARLTIKKGYRVLITTLTKKMAEDLADYMQEMGLKVRYMHADIETLERIDIIQQLRRGTFDILVGINLLREGLDIPECALVAILDADKEGYLRSTTSLVQTIGRAARHVDGRVLLYADVMTKSLKAALDETDRRREKQKKYNEQHNITPASIKKSINDILSSVYEKDHVEVETNLNKPMNQKQLQKMIASLHKRMKAAAENLEFEEAAKIRDEIKNLEKNDLSF, encoded by the coding sequence ATGTCGTTACTATCATCACCTAATGTTACCGAAACTAAGCTTGTCTATCCAGATAAAAAATTTTCTCTGGTCTCTGATTTTAAGCCAGCTGGCGATCAACCCCAAGCAATTTCGGATCTGATTCAAGGTCTTCGTGACAATAATCGTGATCAGGTTCTTTTAGGTGTCACGGGATCTGGTAAAACCTTTACCATGGCCCATGTTATTCAAACGGTTCAACGGCCAACCTTAATTTTGGCACATAATAAAACTTTGGCAGCACAATTATATGGCGAAATGAAAAGCTTTTTTCCTGAGAATTCGGTTGAATATTTTGTATCCTATTATGATTATTATCAACCTGAAGCTTATGTGCCAAGAACGGATACCTATGTCGAAAAGGAATCATCAATTAATGAACAAATTGACCGCATGCGCCATTCGGCAACCCGGGCGTTATTTGAACGACGTGATATCATTATTGTGGCCAGCGTGTCGTGTATTTATGGTATAGGATCGCCCGAAAATTATTCGGCCATGACAATCACTCTTTATAAAGGACAAGTTGTTAATCGCAATGATCTTTTGCGGCATTGGGTTGAATTACAATATAAACGTAATGATCTTGCCTTTCAACGTGGGACGTTTCGTGTACGTGGGGATAGTGTTGAAATTTTTCCTGCTCACATGGAAGATCGGGCATGGCGCCTATCTTTTTTTGGGGATGAAATTGAAAGCATTGTGGAATTTGATCCTTTAACTGGTCAGAAATTTGTCGCTCTTGATACCATTAAAATTTATGCCAACAGCCATTATGTAACTCCCAAACCTACATTGGAACAAGCTGTCAAAAAAATTAAAGATGAATTAAAAATAAGATTAAACGAGCTTCAACAAAATAATAAACTTTTAGAATATCAACGCTTAAAAGAAAGAACAATTTTTGATTTAGAAATGATTGTATCGATGGGATCATGTTCTGGTATTGAAAATTATTCGCGTTATTTGACAGGCCGCAATCCAGGTGAACCCCCACCCACCTTATTTGAATATTTACCAGAAGATGCTTTATTAATTGTCGATGAAAGTCACGTGAGTGTCCCGCAATTACGGGGTATGTATAAGGGTGACTTTTCCCGGAAATCAACCTTAGCAGAATATGGGTTTAGATTACCATCTTGTGTGGATAACAGGCCGCTAAAATTCGAAGAATGGGATGTGATGCGGCCGCAAACAATTTTTGTGTCAGCCACTCCCGGTCCTTGGGAACTTGAACGAACAGCAGGTGTATTTACCGAACAAATTATTCGTCCCACCGGATTAATGGATCCCGTTTGTGAGATAAGACCGGTTGAAAATCAGGTTGATGATGTGATTAATGAAGCACGTCTTACAATTAAAAAAGGATACCGGGTTTTAATTACGACATTAACCAAAAAAATGGCCGAAGATTTAGCAGATTATATGCAAGAAATGGGATTAAAGGTCCGTTATATGCATGCCGATATCGAAACACTAGAACGTATCGATATTATCCAACAATTACGGCGCGGGACCTTTGATATACTTGTCGGAATCAATTTGTTGCGAGAGGGTTTAGATATACCAGAATGTGCGCTTGTCGCAATTTTAGATGCCGATAAGGAAGGCTATCTTCGTTCCACCACATCGCTGGTTCAAACTATTGGACGTGCGGCGCGCCATGTAGATGGCCGTGTTTTATTATATGCCGATGTTATGACAAAATCATTAAAGGCAGCATTGGATGAAACCGATCGCCGACGTGAGAAGCAAAAAAAATATAATGAGCAGCATAACATCACACCTGCATCCATTAAAAAGTCGATTAAT
- a CDS encoding DMT family transporter — protein MNNNENTIFPLDAILILLVGVIAFAINDGLAQYLTDSYSPIQILWCRYLFGVLYILPAFFWKKNRPFFVTQTPQWQIIRGLTITASSVLFVGSLALLNIAEATAIGFASPFFVTILSIIFLKEKVSTNRWLAVIVGMIGIIIIVRPGTDAFKWGGVLGIAAAAFWALGLTFTRKTSKFDHFFTTLFFTMTVGLVASSFFVFFYWHTPDVRGWVVIMTMAAFHVVAQFLIIYAFSKAPASLLAPFCYSQLVWAALIGIICFGTMPDFWGWVGSLIIIGSGIYVWYKERLLWKQVPQTLN, from the coding sequence ATGAATAATAATGAAAACACCATATTTCCTTTAGATGCTATTTTAATTTTGCTGGTTGGGGTTATTGCTTTTGCCATTAATGATGGGTTGGCGCAATATTTAACAGACTCTTATTCACCGATACAGATACTTTGGTGTCGCTATTTATTTGGGGTTTTATATATTTTACCTGCTTTTTTTTGGAAAAAAAATAGACCTTTTTTTGTGACCCAAACACCCCAATGGCAAATTATTAGGGGATTAACCATTACAGCATCAAGCGTGTTGTTTGTTGGATCATTAGCCTTATTAAATATAGCAGAAGCCACCGCCATTGGATTTGCGTCTCCATTTTTTGTTACAATTTTATCTATTATATTTTTAAAAGAAAAGGTCAGCACCAATAGATGGCTTGCTGTTATTGTTGGGATGATTGGTATTATTATTATTGTTCGTCCAGGCACAGATGCTTTTAAATGGGGAGGTGTTTTAGGAATAGCTGCGGCAGCTTTTTGGGCCTTGGGATTAACCTTTACCCGGAAGACGAGTAAATTTGATCATTTTTTTACCACATTGTTTTTTACGATGACGGTTGGATTAGTAGCATCAAGCTTTTTTGTTTTCTTTTACTGGCATACCCCCGATGTAAGGGGATGGGTGGTTATTATGACCATGGCCGCATTTCATGTGGTGGCTCAATTTTTAATTATTTACGCTTTTTCCAAAGCACCTGCATCTTTATTGGCACCTTTTTGTTATAGTCAACTTGTTTGGGCAGCGTTAATTGGAATTATTTGTTTTGGTACCATGCCAGATTTTTGGGGGTGGGTTGGAAGTTTGATTATTATTGGAAGCGGTATTTATGTTTGGTATAAAGAAAGACTTTTATGGAAACAAGTACCCCAAACATTAAATTAA
- a CDS encoding NAD-dependent epimerase/dehydratase family protein, producing the protein MTILVTGGCGFIGNHLVKMLVQNGEQVRILDLSSPPSKIEGVEYIQGSITDIDTVAKAMKGARYLYHVAANPNLWTKNKKDFHYVNYMGTKIVLDKALKHNVEKVVYTSTESILSAARIRTKEQRQDHLTDETAEPVLGDMPGPYCRSKFLAEQEAFNAVKQGLPVVIVNPTLPIGPGDYKLTPPSKMILNFLNGLAPAYLDCALNFIDVRDAAMGHILALRHGEIGERYILGHTNLYLHDLLQKLSTYTKRSMPKVKIPYAFAYMVALVNEVWADYISRRPPIAPLTGVRLTKAPMSFDSAKAKQELGLTCRSLDISLKDAIDEWKNRGLLQPSLLKEI; encoded by the coding sequence ATGACAATACTTGTAACAGGGGGATGTGGATTTATTGGAAATCATCTGGTTAAGATGCTGGTACAAAATGGTGAACAAGTTCGTATTTTGGATCTTTCATCACCTCCATCTAAAATAGAAGGGGTAGAATATATTCAAGGGTCTATTACAGATATAGATACCGTGGCAAAAGCGATGAAGGGGGCTCGATATTTATATCATGTCGCTGCGAACCCAAACCTTTGGACAAAAAATAAAAAAGATTTTCATTACGTTAATTATATGGGGACAAAAATTGTTTTGGATAAAGCATTAAAACATAACGTTGAAAAAGTTGTTTATACATCAACCGAATCTATTTTAAGTGCTGCCCGTATCAGAACCAAGGAACAAAGACAGGATCATCTTACGGATGAGACAGCAGAGCCAGTATTAGGAGATATGCCTGGACCCTATTGCAGGTCAAAATTTTTAGCCGAACAGGAAGCTTTTAATGCCGTAAAACAAGGATTACCTGTGGTGATTGTAAATCCAACCTTACCTATTGGACCCGGGGATTATAAATTAACACCACCCAGTAAAATGATTTTAAATTTCCTTAATGGTCTGGCCCCAGCCTATTTGGATTGTGCGCTAAATTTTATTGATGTACGCGATGCAGCGATGGGTCATATTTTAGCCTTACGTCATGGTGAAATAGGGGAGAGATATATTTTAGGTCATACCAATCTTTATTTACATGATTTGTTACAAAAATTATCAACCTATACTAAAAGATCTATGCCCAAAGTTAAAATTCCTTACGCTTTTGCCTATATGGTTGCCCTTGTTAATGAAGTGTGGGCTGACTATATAAGTCGTAGGCCACCTATAGCACCTTTAACGGGGGTAAGATTAACCAAAGCACCTATGTCATTCGATTCTGCCAAAGCAAAACAAGAATTGGGTTTAACATGCCGGTCCCTTGATATATCTTTAAAAGATGCGATTGATGAATGGAAAAATCGTGGGTTGCTTCAACCATCATTGTTAAAAGAAATATAA
- a CDS encoding hydrolase: MSYLISADHSLVMFVDIQEKLIPVIHNHEQVITKSHILLKAAASLNIPMLVSEQYTKGLGLTVPMLRSEISKDKIMEKTSFSCYADQAMKERIHQINRKQVIICGIETHICVLQTALHLKEAGFVPFIVSNAVSSRYPHDYKMGLKRMQKAGCMLATLEMVLFEWLKDSSHPDFKNITKLIK, from the coding sequence ATGTCATATTTAATTTCTGCCGACCATTCTCTTGTAATGTTTGTTGATATTCAAGAAAAATTAATACCTGTAATTCATAATCATGAGCAGGTCATAACGAAAAGCCATATTTTATTGAAAGCTGCCGCAAGTTTAAATATTCCTATGTTGGTTTCTGAACAATATACAAAAGGATTAGGGTTAACCGTCCCTATGTTAAGGTCGGAAATTTCTAAAGATAAAATTATGGAGAAAACAAGTTTTTCTTGTTATGCCGATCAAGCGATGAAAGAGCGCATCCACCAAATCAACCGCAAGCAGGTTATTATATGTGGTATTGAAACGCATATTTGTGTTTTGCAAACAGCCTTACATTTGAAAGAAGCAGGATTTGTTCCTTTTATTGTCAGTAATGCTGTATCATCACGATACCCTCATGATTATAAAATGGGGTTAAAGCGTATGCAAAAAGCAGGGTGTATGCTTGCCACCCTTGAAATGGTTCTTTTTGAATGGCTTAAAGATTCTAGCCATCCAGATTTTAAAAATATAACCAAACTTATTAAATGA